Genomic window (Tamandua tetradactyla isolate mTamTet1 chromosome 3, mTamTet1.pri, whole genome shotgun sequence):
TTGTTCTAAAGATGATGGAGCAGATTGAGCTTAAAATGAATTCTGAAGTAATTTTagcagtaatttaaaattttatcttatcaGATTTctcaattatctttaaaatattaagaatgaaCTTTCCTCAATAATTCTGTCTTTATAGGCCATACAAAGGATGAGAAAACATTCTCCCTCCGGATAATAATCAATGCAGTCAGACTAGGCAGTGGTGGGGCTAAAAGGGCAGGTGAGAGGACACAGGGTTCAGAAGAAGTCACCAAGGAAAGGCACTGTCTAGTTTTTTGGTAGTGATAAAGTGACCACAGCCTGTAAAAAGTGTGCTTCTGGAAGCCAGAATAAACTCtagatatacctttttaaatTTCCGTATGTAATTCTCTGTAGGGAGAAACCTACATTGAGCAAAGAAAAAGGTGGTCATCGTTACAGATAGTACTTTAATATTATAGGTCCCAAAGGTAGtgtgggcgggggcggggcggggatgCAGTGTATTTTTGATAATTTCTTGGGCCAACATTTTCAATAACTTTAAAAGCAATATTCAGTTAATTAAGGAACTACTGTATCTAATCTGATTTTTCCCCTAGGAATAATAGGCGCAACTCTTACTGTTAAAATCAAACAACTGATTAGATTTGTTTGGGGGATGGGGGTTAGATTTGGGGCAGCAGCTAGACGCGGGGACAGTTCGCATCATTTCTTACCTGCAGTAGAATTTCGAACCGTCTTTAGCCAAGTAGCCATCATAATGGGCATTTAGCAAGTCCCCCTTCTTGCTTGTCTTGGAGCAGTTTTCTGGACGATGCAAAACTTCGATTTTAACTTCCTCTGTAccctcctctttcttttgtgcTTGAGCAGTAAAAAAGCCCCAAACGCAAAAGAAAACAACTGATCTGAATAAGAAAGGCATGGTTCCTGGTGGTGGCCACGAGCTGAGCGGCGGACTCCCTGAAGAGGGTCACTCGCGCCGAGGGGCGGTACTAGAGACCGCCTTCGGACGCGTGGCAGGCATTGTTCTA
Coding sequences:
- the FKBP7 gene encoding peptidyl-prolyl cis-trans isomerase FKBP7 isoform X3, coding for MPFLFRSVVFFCVWGFFTAQAQKKEEGTEEVKIEVLHRPENCSKTSKKGDLLNAHYDGYLAKDGSKFYCSRTQNEGHPKWFVLGVGQVIKGLDIAMLDMCPGEKRKVIIPPSFAYGKEGYGV